Within the Dermacentor silvarum isolate Dsil-2018 chromosome 8, BIME_Dsil_1.4, whole genome shotgun sequence genome, the region ataaataaataaataaataaataaataaataaataaataaataaataaataaataaataaataaataaataaataaataaataaataaataaataaataaataaataaatggcataTAGAAGGTGCTGTTGATCGTCTTTCTAACAGCTAGGACTCCTGGTCCAGACGGAATCTGTCCAAAACTACTGAAAATAGCTAAACTAGTGATATCTCTCATTTTCGCCTGTCTTCTTCAACAATCTATTGATCCAGGATGCGTTCCTGAGTGATGGAAATAACTAAAATAATTCAAGTATTTCAGTCTGGTGACTTATCATCTGTCTctaattacagacccatttcactGACCAGTATACTAAGTAAACTATTAGAACACATTATATATCATCAGCAATTATAAAATACCTAACAGAGAACAATCTTTTCTTCAACGAACTCGAGTTCCAACAGGGTCGCTCGTGCGAGACGCAGTTATTCGAGCTAGTCACCGACCTATACCAAGCTATTAACAACTCATCACAAATAGACACAATATTTATTGATTTTCCGAAGGTTTTTGGCAAGGTAACTCATGACTGTTTATTAATGAGACTTCGGCTGTGTTAATATAAATAGTAGGACTATGAACTTGATCGCTAACTTTTTAACTAACCTAGACTAATTTGTAACTGCTAATGAATTTTATTCTCCGCAATCATTAGTAGAATCCGGGGTCCCGCAGGCTCTATATTGGAACCGATGTTATTCTTACTATACGTCAACGACATCAGCAATAAAATCACATCTATACAGTTAGATGATTGTGTAATTTATAGACGAATTATTAAACCTTTCGGAATGGACACTTTGCAATCTGACCTCGCGAAAATTGCCGACTGGTGTAAACAGTGGCCAATGGAAATAAATGTTTCGAAAACTAAGACTACGCGTATATCTTTCGCTAGAGCTACTAACTTCAAGCCTTTCCTGTTGCTGTTCATCGGGTACGATGAACAACATTGTTATCCCTAATGCGCACACAGTAAAATGTTTGAGAATTCATTTAGGTTCAAACATTTCATGGAATCAACCCATCGATGCTATTACTAGCAGTGCGCGCAAAACTCTTGGCTACATTAGGTGTGACTTATACCCAGCTTACAAGTCTGCTAAATTATTAGCTTATACTATCCTGGTAATTTAAGAAATTGAGTACGGGTCTTTTATTTGTAACCTGCATCAGTCGCACCTCATCAACAAGCTCGAGTCAGTCAAAAACAAAGCAGCCCGCTTCATTACGAAATATTTTTCTCGACCGTCTGGCATCGCTGTTACATTAAAATATCTCTGAATCTGTCCTCACTAGAAAATCGAATAATGATAGGACTTCTTTCTCATTTTCACAACCGTTATCACTGCAGGTCGTCTGTCAGCGCATTTgtcatcagccccccccccccccccccccctcatcgtaTCTTCCCGCGCCTGGATCACCATGCACATTAAAGTGCAGCCCATTCTTGCGTGCACTAACTTCTTGAGTCATTCGCCCCTCTTTCTCACAACGAATCACTATATATGTTACCAAATGAAATCGTATCCCTTCTAAGTcatgatgagagagagagagagagagaaagaaaggaaaagaaagacaaggaggttagccagtgtaaataccggcttgctaccctgtactggggaaaggggtaaagggaataaaaggtgatagaagaaacaaaaaaaaataagtcATGATGAATTCCCGGCAAAACTAAACACTTTTGATTCTTTTGTTCATTAATTCAAGACGACAGTGTATTCTTGTGCTCCACtttttgttttacatttttttttttcaccatatTTTGATGCTCCGTGCGCACATGGCTTTATTTCAGGTTAGCTGCGAGGTCTATGTACTGCTTTAATTTTTCTCTAGTTATGTTATTCTTTTATCTTAACATACCGTGTCTGTTTGAATGTGTAATTGTCTTAACAATCATTATCTATTAAAATTCTGTATTGTAACTATCATTGATTTATTGTAACACCCATTGGGGAGGGGGGTTAATGGCCATAATGGGCCTTCAAGATATTGGATGTGTTCTCGTGCCCTCCCatcccccctcctttttttcccctaGTTTCTTCCTATGTTCCTTTTGCACATGGTAGTTAACATCGAGTTCATGATACTgctatatattttttcttgtttccttgtttcATTCTAACATGCATGATTTGTATAAATGCATACTgtattcatgtttaggaaaataacagcgctggaacgacaaggacacaggcaaagaACACGACACAGCGCCAGTGTGAAtgaacatgaattcccaccaactcgcccaagtttctcttctagcaTATTGTATTCATCCATTTAGTGTAACACCCCAATGTAATGCCTGTATGGACCCTTAGGgcttcttggaaaaaaaaaaattttttgacgCCAACCTCGGTATGTGTTTGAcggcattgggtatgtgccactcttccgTGGCACACAGAGAAAGATCGAAATAAGCTTTATTCTGTAACCAGGCACACGTTTCGTTGGCCCAGAAGTGGGTCACCTCCAGAAGTAGGTGACCAGGTATCCATGGCTCGGAGAatcatgatgatgacgacgatgaataaacctttattgaaacagtgacttgtcactcgaggtgggagggtcccttattgcaggaaccctctggcttggaccGCTCGCCGGGCCCGAGTTGGCACTGGTCCCTCTTGGAGATCGCCGCCTCTCACGTTTCAGTGAGGacggttgggtctgcgtctgctgctgtAAAATGACATTTCCGGTTTCGGGCGGAATCAAATCCACGTCATATCTAATCGAACACTCTTGTCAGAATGTCTGAAACGCGTGGTCTTAGCGTTGGCGCCGCCATATAGATGACGCAGCACGAATCCAGAGGGAAGAGAATCGCGGCTGCGCAGTACACGCCTCAAACGTGACGCGTTTGGGCGGTGGCAGTACGGTTTGCCGCTACACTGCTTCAATTATAATCGCATTAACGCTTACGGTCATCCTGAGGTCAGTTCCGGCTGAATTTTGTTTTTCGATTTATAGTTTAAACACATTTTATAAATCACCTCGACAGTTCCGCCTTTGCAGATGGATTTCTAGACTAAGTGAAAACTATCTGTACGAAAAATCACGATCTTTAGGAAGCTAATTAGAAAGACCACTATGTAAATTCGCTTAGGGCACACGTTGCAATCGCGAAAGGGAGTCCGAGCAGTAGTGAAGTCACGTGACTCATGTCTGCCTAACAAATATGCCAAGCATTAACTTTAAATTAGAGACAACGGTCCCCATAATATGTGCCATAACTGCACTGGAGTTCGTCCCGAAGTGCTTTTGGAAAACTGCTGACTGGAACGCTAGTGTATTAAATAAGGACGAATGTATCGAAAGTAATGTTAGTTTTAGGATTTCAACTAAGCAGGCAACGACTTCCCTACTGCTCGATCGGCATCAATTTCGCAATTTTACCGTGTGTCCTAAAATcgatatctaaaaaaaaaagtatcttgtcttttttttttttttttagctacccgGACATTGCAATATTTCCAATATTTCATGCATGTTCGCCTCTTGAGGTAGTCGACTTGAACAGGCCTAATATGCGCCATGCAATTTTTCTCTACATCTCTTCGaactaaaaaataataatagtaaaaaGAGATGCATGGTGTGCTAACTCTGGAGAACGACTAGaaaggggaaagggggagggCGGTGCAGCGCACTAAACCACGAAAAAATCTAGAGGACAAGCTGGGCAACGAAGCAAGATATCTGGCTTTGTGAGCTGGGCGAAATTATTGGCCCCACGCTAGGCATAAAGTCATAAAGTTTCCTGCAGGAAACTGTatgatgcatggatggatggatgctatgagcgtcccctttaaTTGGAACGGCCGGGGCGGTGGCTTGCGCCGCGAAGCTCTTATTATGTTGCCTAATATCCTACCTATCTATGTACGCGCGCACGTACCATCTATCTGTAGTACATGCGCGGCACGATATACTGCTGGGGCACGCTGAAATGGCACTTAGCTGAGCAATAAATAAACGACAGGGCCGTAACGCAATGCTAATCATTCCGATACAAGTCACACAGACGTTTGCAGAAAAACCGCGAGCTGCACTATGGTTAGTGTCCGAACCGCAAACTTGGAAGCTCCCAAACGCACATATGCCATTATTTTAACCCGTAATTTTTGCACAGAACTGTGCAAAACTGACCGAGGCGGTGAAAAGAGCGCGGCagagtgaagagagagagagagagagagagagagagagagaaaaagaacttaagaaagaagaaacaggcaAGCAGGAGCAGACGACGCCCGTGCCTTAactggagcattagagttaccaAAGGCCCgtggggagcatatacagtaattcaagtttgtatgggtgttctgtggtaatTCTATGGAGCATGGACGCCTAGCGTCGCGTAGCGGTTTGGAAGAGAAGAAGCGGCGAGAGTGATGTCGTTGAGCGCACTACCAACAAAAATGTGGAAACTACGTCAGACCGCGATTTCTCGCTCTCAAAGTCCTAGTGGGGCAGCGGCAAAGGTAGAGTGTAGCAAGGGTGCATCGGAAAGTGCTGACAAATACAAAAGTGTCGCACCGTACTTCACGCGTCGCGCGCACTACGATTATGGAGTACGCTGCTGCTTCATCATTCAATCTGCGTAGGTTCGCAGATCTTCGCACATCTGAAAGTGACGGCAGTGACATCATCTCAGCAATCGCGAACGCACGCGAGCGAAGCAGCGGCAGGGCGCAAAAAGCGCCGAAAATAAGCTATGCAGAAAATCGATACTGTACTGTCACCAATGAGCCACAGTTTCGCAGAACACACTATGAGGCCTTCAGCTCAAAATTTTTGCCACTATGCTTCTAGTAAACTCTGTTTCGGAGTACTATAAATTCACCGCTTCTTTAAATTTGTAAATACTTCCGATTACTTAAATCAGCTCTACGTCTTGCCTTCCCGTCGGCACAGAATGCCACCAGTCCAATCGTCATCGCAGCAAGCAATATATTTTTGACTCGTAAGTGTACATAAGTAGATGAGATTCGCATTTCGTTGTATTGATATTAGAGGGATTGAAACAgatgctcggcatgcgctcgttgTTTGCTTGGATGGCATGGCTTGTGTGGGACGTTTATAATTAGAGGCGCTTGTTGTGCACCACAGTCGAGTGCGAGGCACGGCTGTAGGCGTAAAAAAAAATCTCAGGCTAAAAAAAATACCCTCTTTGTTCTCTCGCCGAAATTTGTGTTTCTGGATTGCATGCGGTCGTATATCGCTATGAAAACATGGATGCGGCGCATCATTTTTGAATGGGCGCTGGAGGCGGGCGCTCGCGTTCGCTTGCTTCGGGCGGTTGTGGTTGCCTTGTGCGGTGCCACGGGATGGGTCGCTGTGGTCAGTTCATGTGGTCAGTCATTAGCGACCTAAATTAAAATCGACGTTTAAGATCGCGCTTGCGCGGTGTTATTAATATGCGCCCGATGTCACTTGCGGTTCGGGGCATTgtttagtttcgtttttggtGTACGCTTGTTTTCGGTATTAGCACTTTGCCTCAAAAAGCAGTCATGCTGAACGGAGGCGCAGGTGCGAATGTCCATTTTGCGCCCGCGTTGGACCGTGCCTATCGATAGCGAGCAGGAAAGAGCGTTTGCTGTAGTTTCGCGGCGGCGTTCGTTCCTTCTCGTGCGCGATGTTCTAACGTGCGTTACGCTTCGTGAAATGCGGATTTCTTCTCCAATTCGTGTCATATCTGCGAATGGCATGCCGAAAAATAAGCCCTAAGCGTACTTTTCTCGTGTGAAATTTGACTGCGCGAAGCTGCTCCCGTCGATCCGTGGTTTAAGCGTTGCCGTCCAGTTTCGGTCAGGTAAGTGTTGCGGTGGCCAGCTAAGCGATGTGTTTTAGCATTCCTTACGACTTGCGCTCTTCGGTAGAATGAACTTCCGAACACATGCCCTTCCAACAAAATTGTTATCAATTTCGCTCGCTCGGAAGTGTGCGTGCACGTCGTTGTGGTTACATTAGGCTGAATATTTAGAAGCGTTAGCATTTGCTTGGTTGCATTGAAGCGCTTGACATTTCcgatttatatatttttttttcttttacgcgCAGAGACTACCCGTGGGCTGCACGCAGCGCAGCCGGGATGACCCTGCAATACGTTTGTCCCCTATGCCCGTACGAGACGCGGGCACGGGGCATCCTCTACCGACATTTGCTCATACACACCGGTGTCAAGCCGTACTGCTGCGAGAACTGCGGCCGCCGGTATGCCCTGCCTGAAACACTGCTCGAGCACATGGCGGCTCACCGCAGGGAGCCGCCGTACAAGTGCGGCCGATGCACGATGGCACTTGACCACTTCTCCGAGTACCTGAGGCACCAGGTGTACCACATGCTCAAGAGCATCCACCGCTGTTCATTCTGCGGCGAGGGTTTCGTCTGGAAGCAGGCCCTCAAGCACCACTGCAAAACTCACAAGGAAGGCAAGCACCTTTTCCACATGTTCTTCCGGAAGACCGCGGGAAGGCGGAGAACTCGGTACCAGGACGAGAATGACATGCCCCTGGACCTCAAAATGAAAGTACCTGTCCAGGCGGGCAAGGGCTCTCGGGACTTCCCCTTGGAAATGAAAGCCGGTAATGGATTGAGCAGGCTCGGCGAGCAGGACCGGTCGGCTGGATACACTCAGCAGCCCTCTCTGCAGCCACACCCGTTTGGCAACCTCCTGTCACCAGGTGGTCCATCACTTCTTGACAGCTACTTCAAGTTCTACATGTATCCGCATCTAGGTGCACCACTACCTTACCAGAATGGTGCCAACCTGCTGTCGTCCGTGTTGCGTGCCTCACCCAACGGTCACGAGGATGAGGATGTGCTGATGGAGGCTGGCCTCTACATCTGCCGAGTTTGCGGCTGGCAGTTCACCAAGGTGAGCCACCTAACGGCCCACATGTACATCCACACTGGTCGCAGGCTTCACAACTGTGACATCTGCGGCAAGAACTTCACACGCAAGGGCTCTTTGAAGCTGCACCGGCTGCAGCACCACGAGGCAAAACCGCACCAGTGTGACATCTGCCACAAAACCTTCTTGCAGGCTCGTTACCTCCGTGCCCACCTGCTAGTCCACCGCCGGCAAGAGGCCACCTCAAGACCTCCGGAGCCAGAACCCGTGCCCAAGCGCCTGGATGTGCCCGTGGTTTCACCAGTGTTCCAGGCTTCCTTCCAGAGCATGCTTCACGCTCCGGATATGGGGCCGGCGGAACCGGAGGCTGCTGAGTCTCCCGAGTCATCCGGCAATGCTCCATCGTCTGCTCACCGGTGCCCGATTTGCCAGAAGGGCTTCTCGCAGCCATACAAGCTGCGGCGCCATTTGGTGATTCATGCCAGTCCCCGCATCCACCAGTGCAACATCTGCCAGAAGGTGCTGCCCTCGGTGACGGAGCTGCGCAGCCACAAGAAATCGCATGGCCGCACCAGGCAGCACTGCTGCGAGTACTGCAAAAAGGATTTCTCGTGCTCGTCCACACTGCGGCGCCACGTGCGca harbors:
- the LOC119461489 gene encoding zinc finger protein 208 isoform X2; the protein is MTLQYVCPLCPYETRARGILYRHLLIHTGVKPYCCENCGRRYALPETLLEHMAAHRREPPYKCGRCTMALDHFSEYLRHQVYHMLKSIHRCSFCGEGFVWKQALKHHCKTHKEGKHLFHMFFRKTAGRRRTRYQDENDMPLDLKMKVPVQAGKGSRDFPLEMKAGNGLSRLGEQDRSAGYTQQPSLQPHPFGNLLSPGGPSLLDSYFKFYMYPHLGAPLPYQNGANLLSSVLRASPNGHEDEDVLMEAGLYICRVCGWQFTKARYLRAHLLVHRRQEATSRPPEPEPVPKRLDVPVVSPVFQASFQSMLHAPDMGPAEPEAAESPESSGNAPSSAHRCPICQKGFSQPYKLRRHLVIHASPRIHQCNICQKVLPSVTELRSHKKSHGRTRQHCCEYCKKDFSCSSTLRRHVRIHTGEKPYQCEVCLKRFSDLSNKNCHMRTHTGEKPHRCQVCGMRFSLKNALSCHMRNHMV
- the LOC119461489 gene encoding zinc finger protein 729 isoform X1, with the protein product MTLQYVCPLCPYETRARGILYRHLLIHTGVKPYCCENCGRRYALPETLLEHMAAHRREPPYKCGRCTMALDHFSEYLRHQVYHMLKSIHRCSFCGEGFVWKQALKHHCKTHKEGKHLFHMFFRKTAGRRRTRYQDENDMPLDLKMKVPVQAGKGSRDFPLEMKAGNGLSRLGEQDRSAGYTQQPSLQPHPFGNLLSPGGPSLLDSYFKFYMYPHLGAPLPYQNGANLLSSVLRASPNGHEDEDVLMEAGLYICRVCGWQFTKVSHLTAHMYIHTGRRLHNCDICGKNFTRKGSLKLHRLQHHEAKPHQCDICHKTFLQARYLRAHLLVHRRQEATSRPPEPEPVPKRLDVPVVSPVFQASFQSMLHAPDMGPAEPEAAESPESSGNAPSSAHRCPICQKGFSQPYKLRRHLVIHASPRIHQCNICQKVLPSVTELRSHKKSHGRTRQHCCEYCKKDFSCSSTLRRHVRIHTGEKPYQCEVCLKRFSDLSNKNCHMRTHTGEKPHRCQVCGMRFSLKNALSCHMRNHMV